The Spiroplasma corruscae DNA window GACTAACATCAGATGAAAGAAATGGTACTAATCCTATTTTTGATAATATTTGCATAGATAGTACTAATGATGAATGTTCAAATGCAATAAATTTGAAAGAAAATAAGCAAGCGGTTGATTATAAAAAAACTGTCTATAATTTTATTGATAACTTGGCCAAAGTTGAAGATTCTGATAATAATGTAAAAATAAATTTTTCTTATAAAGAAGTCGATAAATATACTGGAATTGCATTATCTGATATAAAATATACAAAAGAATTTGATTATAAAAAGGGAGAGACAGTCGGTATTTCAGCGCCCACAAGATTGTATAAAAATAGTACAGTTGCATATGGAGCGGGTTGGGCAGAAACTTTTAATGCATCAGTAATGTTTCTAAAAGCTATAGGTAATTTATTTGTAGGTAACTTTGGTGGATTATCAGGTCCTGTTGGTGTTGCAAAACAATCTGCTCAAGTACTAAACTCAGCTGAAGATTATTTTTTATTTGCTGCAACAATATCAGCAAACTTATTTATATTTAATTTATTATTCTTCCCACCATTGGATGGTTATAGATTGATCGAAAACTTCTTTGAAATGGTTTTAAAAAGAGAATTATCACTAAAATATAAAATTATTGTTAATACAATTGGATTTATAGTATTTTTATTATTAATAATTGCAGTTACAATTAAAGATATAATTGGTTAACTAAGGGGAATTAATGAATTTACAAACATTTTTAAATAAAATAAATATTTCTTTCGAAGATAAATATATTGATAATTTAAAAGAATGTAAAGTAGATAAAAAAATTGTAATAAACACAGTTGAAAATTCTATTAAAGTTACATTTAATTTAAATAATTTTTTTGATACAAAATTTCTTGAAGTATTTGAAAAAAAAATAAGCTCATGCAAAAGTTTTGACATTAAGTTTTCTTTTAATGTTACAAATAAAAATTATAATAAAGAAACTATATGAGATTATATTCTTTATATTAAGGATCATAAATCTGATTTTAAGTCTGGAGCAATAAGTTCTTTAGATTTTAATTCAATTAATTATGATGAAAATACTAAGAAAGTAGTTTTTTTAGTATCAAGCTCAGTTGAAAAAGAAATGATATCAAATCATATTGATTACTATAGTTCAAAACTAAATAAATATGGTTTTGAGAGTCTATCATTTAAAATTATCGTAAAAGAAAATCATGATAATATAATTAGCATGATTAATGATGAATATGATAAAGTAAAAGCTACAAATGTCACTAAACCTATCGAAACTAGTCAACAAAAAATTGTTAAACCTAGATACAAAAGTAATAACGCTTTGTTAGATAATCCCGATTACAAAACATTATTAGATTTAGAAGAAAATGCTCAGAACGTGACTATACATGGACAAGTAATTGCAAAAGAAACTCGCAAATCAAAATCAAATAGAAACTTTTACAATATATCTATTACTGATAAAACTTCTTCAATTGTCTGTATTTATTTTCCTAAAAATGATGACCCAACATTTTTTGATGATTTAAATGACAATAACAATAAGTATTTAGAACAATATAAGGATGAGTTAATTGGTGTAAATGATTGAGTTGCTTTGAATGGAAATTACACTTATTCTACGTTTGATAAGAATTTTGTATTCTACATAAACAAGTTTAAAAAGTTACCTCCAAAAGATACATTAAGAAAAGATAATGCAAAAATAAAAAGAGTAGAACTTCATACACATACTAAAATGTCTGTTATGGATGGTGTTAGTAGTGTAAAAGATTATATTAATACTGTAAAAAGTTGGGGATGAAATTCAATCGCGATTACCGATCATTTAAACGTACAATCTTTTCCCGAAGCCTATGCTGCATTAAATACGATTAATAAAAAAGATACTTCAAATCCAATTAAACTAATTTATGGTAGTGAACTATGTTTATTAAATGAAGATTTTTGAATTGTTAAAAACCCTAAAAAGCAAAATTTAAGAACAGCTAAGTTTGTTGTATTTGACTTAGAAACAACTGGTTTATCACCAGAATTTGATGAAATAATTGAATTTGGTGCAAATGTTTATGACTATGCAAAAGGAACTTCGACTAGGCATGATATATTGATTAAACCAAAAAATAGCATTAGTAAATTCACAACAGAATTAACAAATATTACTAATGAAATGCTTTCAAATAAAAATAGCATTGAGATTGAATTTAAA harbors:
- a CDS encoding site-2 protease family protein, with the translated sequence MSAGMIVLGIIVGIFTLLVIITIHELGHLLVAKLFKAYVYEFSIGFGPKLFSIKTKETWITFRAIPLGGYCSIASDKADPPKGRENEIVPDERKLDYIARWKKMFFILAGPFVNLLFALLLFTFIFAIVQHKKNDMTYFGAVYDQDKVAAKAIKDKEESINYVGQEFVIWGFRLTSDERNGTNPIFDNICIDSTNDECSNAINLKENKQAVDYKKTVYNFIDNLAKVEDSDNNVKINFSYKEVDKYTGIALSDIKYTKEFDYKKGETVGISAPTRLYKNSTVAYGAGWAETFNASVMFLKAIGNLFVGNFGGLSGPVGVAKQSAQVLNSAEDYFLFAATISANLFIFNLLFFPPLDGYRLIENFFEMVLKRELSLKYKIIVNTIGFIVFLLLIIAVTIKDIIG